The Methanobacterium lacus genome includes a region encoding these proteins:
- a CDS encoding class I SAM-dependent methyltransferase, whose product MLKDQLRKTGMVRSLEIENQNLNSQLKNLETENEDLVKENGILVEKLKILENLENRTLSTDCVRGVSSDAGKAAVLKYILEHVKKDATILDLGFGSGIYGKILRAFDYQTIDGVDVYNKNIQEMGLDRIYDGIFVSNIVDFDFEHYDLIIFGDVLEHIELEAAKDLLSGYIKDNKCEHILVSIPYEYEQEEVYGNQYEKHLQPMANREFMEEQYPYLKLVDEAIMPHNGGTIATYIWSRN is encoded by the coding sequence ATGTTAAAGGATCAGTTGAGGAAAACAGGAATGGTTCGGAGTTTGGAAATTGAAAACCAGAATTTAAATTCCCAGTTGAAGAACCTTGAAACTGAGAATGAAGATCTCGTTAAAGAGAATGGCATCCTAGTGGAAAAACTTAAAATTTTAGAAAACTTGGAAAACCGTACTCTATCAACTGATTGTGTAAGGGGTGTGAGTTCAGATGCAGGTAAAGCCGCTGTTTTGAAGTACATACTTGAACATGTTAAGAAGGATGCTACAATTTTAGATTTGGGGTTTGGTTCAGGGATCTACGGTAAAATTCTCAGGGCATTTGACTACCAAACCATAGACGGTGTTGATGTTTACAACAAAAACATCCAAGAAATGGGACTAGATAGGATCTATGATGGAATATTTGTTTCCAACATAGTTGATTTTGATTTTGAACACTACGATCTGATAATTTTTGGAGATGTACTCGAACACATCGAACTTGAAGCTGCAAAGGATCTTCTATCAGGCTACATAAAAGATAATAAATGTGAACATATATTGGTTTCAATTCCCTACGAATACGAGCAGGAAGAAGTCTATGGAAATCAGTACGAAAAACATCTACAGCCCATGGCAAACAGGGAATTTATGGAAGAACAATACCCCTACTTGAAACTTGTTGACGAAGCAATCATGCCACACAACGGTGGAACCATAGCAACCTACATCTGGAGTAGGAATTAA
- a CDS encoding glycosyltransferase family 10 domain-containing protein, with product MNVGFYNYYENCNKNRMFEDPSAHTVGDNLTYPFVHLFKTAQDAGINISTIDTNPLESYDKIFFFDFPKEDNIYFKQLVEVGHDNLYLFIYESEIVMPNNWDKSNYKYFKKVFTWNYEMVDDKKIFQYYFPIKVLKTNDFDVNKKNKLCAMVASNKFNYHPLELYSARLEALRWFERYHPEDFDLYGYGWEEQAKETLSTHWSTEEGIKRRNARPKEDPYISYRGSVDSKIETLKNYKFSICYENARDIPGYLTEKIFDSFFAGCIPIYWGEPNIKDFIPTETFIDKRDFDSYPELYDHIKNMSNEEYMNRISAIKEFVLSDGIYPYGEENFTRIVMNEIQSKEDQESSTSLVNQLIKIFKRT from the coding sequence GTGAATGTGGGATTTTATAATTATTATGAAAATTGTAACAAAAACAGAATGTTCGAAGATCCATCTGCACACACAGTTGGAGACAATTTAACCTATCCATTTGTACATCTTTTTAAAACAGCTCAGGATGCTGGTATAAATATATCTACCATTGATACCAATCCCCTTGAAAGTTACGACAAGATATTTTTCTTTGATTTCCCAAAGGAGGACAACATATATTTTAAACAGCTTGTAGAAGTTGGGCATGATAATTTGTACTTGTTTATTTATGAATCTGAAATTGTAATGCCAAACAACTGGGATAAATCTAACTACAAATATTTCAAGAAAGTTTTCACCTGGAACTATGAAATGGTTGATGACAAGAAGATATTCCAGTACTACTTTCCAATAAAGGTTTTAAAAACCAACGATTTCGATGTGAATAAGAAGAACAAGTTGTGTGCCATGGTTGCTTCTAACAAATTTAATTATCATCCATTGGAATTGTATTCAGCAAGGTTGGAAGCTCTGCGTTGGTTTGAAAGGTATCATCCTGAAGACTTTGATCTCTATGGTTATGGTTGGGAAGAACAGGCAAAGGAAACACTTTCCACCCACTGGTCAACAGAGGAAGGTATCAAACGAAGAAATGCCAGACCAAAGGAAGATCCATACATTTCCTACAGGGGTTCTGTTGATTCTAAGATTGAAACCCTTAAGAATTACAAATTTTCCATTTGCTATGAGAATGCAAGGGACATTCCAGGGTACTTGACAGAAAAGATTTTCGACTCATTTTTTGCAGGTTGCATACCAATTTACTGGGGAGAACCCAACATCAAAGATTTCATTCCAACTGAAACCTTCATAGATAAACGAGATTTTGATTCCTACCCTGAACTCTATGATCATATCAAAAATATGTCCAATGAGGAGTATATGAATCGTATCAGTGCAATTAAAGAATTTGTTTTAAGCGATGGAATATACCCCTACGGTGAAGAAAATTTCACCAGGATCGTAATGAACGAGATACAAAGCAAAGAGGATCAAGAAAGTTCCACATCCCTTGTTAACCAGCTTATAAAAATATTCAAGAGAACATGA